A genome region from Alistipes dispar includes the following:
- a CDS encoding recombinase family protein, giving the protein MIVAYLRVSTGKQNLANQQDEIRRFAESRELVITNWVTEVVSGKAKEKDRKLGRLLKRMKRGDTLIVTEISRLSRTLTDIMGIMGKCLKRGINLYTTKEKYSFDDTINSKVLCFAFGLVAEIERNLISMRTREALALRRAEGMVLGRKKGSYTKLQVLIENRTAVIEMLNEDRSIGDICRHFGLSRDTFAKFKARYPTVQKAVEEKEARRTGTCPGT; this is encoded by the coding sequence ATGATAGTGGCTTATTTAAGGGTCAGTACGGGCAAACAGAATCTGGCCAATCAACAGGACGAAATCAGACGTTTCGCCGAAAGCAGGGAGTTGGTGATAACCAACTGGGTGACCGAGGTAGTCAGCGGCAAGGCGAAAGAGAAGGACCGCAAACTCGGACGGTTGCTGAAGCGCATGAAGAGGGGAGACACGCTGATCGTGACGGAAATATCCCGCCTGAGCCGGACGCTCACCGACATCATGGGAATCATGGGCAAATGCCTCAAGCGCGGAATCAACCTGTACACCACCAAGGAGAAGTACTCCTTCGACGACACGATCAACAGCAAGGTGCTCTGCTTCGCGTTCGGGCTCGTGGCCGAAATCGAGCGCAACCTGATCTCCATGCGCACCCGCGAGGCGCTGGCGCTGCGTCGGGCCGAAGGCATGGTCCTGGGACGGAAAAAGGGAAGCTACACCAAATTGCAGGTGCTCATCGAAAACCGGACCGCCGTGATCGAAATGCTGAACGAAGACCGCTCCATCGGCGACATCTGCCGCCATTTTGGTCTTTCGCGGGACACCTTCGCCAAATTCAAGGCGAGATATCCCACCGTGCAGAAAGCGGTGGAGGAGAAGGAGGCCCGCCGTACGGGGACATGCCCCGGAACGTAG
- a CDS encoding heavy metal translocating P-type ATPase: MAANESVTKRIFPVLGMSCASCAARVGRTLGEQPGVRSAAVNYAAATVAVEYDAAATAPERLRQAVRDAGYDLVVDLTDAAGKAESEHDARYRALKRRVAAALVLAVPLLVVGMLFMHRTWSPWVTWLLATPLVFWLGSGFFTGAWRQLRHRSANMDTLVALSTGIAYLFSLFNLFFPSFWTARGIAPHVYFEASGVVVAFVLLGRLLEERAKGGTMEAIRKLAGLRPATVLRIGADGTQCEVPVGDVRPGDLLAVRPGGRIAVDGVVAEGASYVDESMLSGEPVPVAKGPSDRVFAGTVNQRGTFRYRAVEVGEGTMLAQIIRLVQDAQGSKAPVQRLVDRIAAVFVPVIILLAVASFLLWLVFDPAEGFVRGLLALVTVLVVACPCALGLATPTAIMVGIGKGAGLGILVRDAETLETACRVDTVVLDKTGTLTEGRPAVTDLAWTAGGEAAAGRFLALERASEHPLAAAVVQSLTAQGVPAAGTPDGFENIPGRGVAGRFGETLCLAGSRRLLAERGVAVDEALERQADRWAARARSLVWFAEAGRALAVAAVADRLREGSREAVAALQARGIGVWMLTGDQEASAAAVAREAGIGHYRAGVLPGGKAAFVEELQRAGHVVAMAGDGINDSAALARADLGIAMGSGSDIAIEAARMTVLSPDLRKIPEAIRLSRLTVRTVRENLFWAFIYNLIGVPVAAGLFYPLWGFQLDPMIAGAAMAMSSVSVVANSLRLKRRKIGQPQKRHTMEKRFRVEGMMCDHCRAHVEKALNSVAGVSASVTLSPPVAAVVFAGDTVPVETLQRAVDELAGDYRLTEL; this comes from the coding sequence ATGGCAGCGAACGAATCCGTGACAAAACGCATTTTTCCCGTGCTCGGCATGAGCTGCGCTTCGTGCGCCGCCCGTGTGGGACGGACGCTCGGCGAGCAGCCGGGAGTCCGGAGCGCTGCGGTGAACTACGCCGCAGCGACCGTCGCCGTGGAGTACGACGCGGCTGCGACCGCTCCCGAACGGCTGCGGCAGGCGGTCCGCGACGCGGGGTACGATCTGGTGGTAGATCTGACGGATGCCGCCGGAAAGGCCGAGAGCGAGCACGACGCCCGGTATCGGGCGCTGAAACGCCGCGTCGCAGCCGCATTGGTGCTGGCCGTGCCGTTGCTCGTCGTCGGGATGCTCTTCATGCACCGTACATGGTCGCCGTGGGTGACGTGGCTGCTCGCCACGCCCCTCGTCTTCTGGCTCGGCAGCGGTTTTTTCACCGGGGCATGGCGCCAGTTGCGCCACCGTTCCGCGAACATGGATACATTGGTGGCCCTGAGCACCGGCATCGCCTACCTGTTCAGCCTTTTCAACCTCTTTTTTCCCTCCTTCTGGACGGCGCGCGGCATCGCGCCGCATGTCTATTTCGAGGCATCGGGCGTCGTCGTGGCCTTCGTGCTGCTGGGCCGTCTGCTCGAAGAGCGCGCGAAAGGCGGCACGATGGAGGCCATCCGCAAGCTGGCCGGCCTGCGCCCCGCCACCGTGCTGCGTATCGGCGCCGACGGCACCCAATGCGAGGTCCCGGTCGGCGACGTGCGTCCGGGCGATCTGCTTGCGGTGCGTCCGGGCGGCCGGATCGCCGTGGACGGGGTCGTTGCGGAGGGTGCGTCCTATGTGGACGAGAGCATGCTGAGCGGCGAACCCGTTCCGGTGGCCAAGGGCCCATCGGACCGCGTTTTCGCCGGCACGGTCAATCAGCGCGGCACGTTCCGTTACCGGGCCGTCGAGGTCGGCGAAGGTACGATGCTCGCGCAGATCATCCGCCTCGTGCAGGATGCGCAGGGCAGCAAGGCTCCGGTGCAGAGGCTCGTGGACCGCATCGCCGCCGTCTTCGTGCCGGTCATCATCCTGCTGGCCGTCGCGTCGTTTCTCCTCTGGCTCGTGTTCGACCCCGCCGAGGGGTTCGTCCGCGGCCTGCTGGCGCTGGTCACCGTGCTGGTCGTCGCCTGTCCCTGCGCGCTGGGACTGGCCACGCCGACGGCCATCATGGTCGGCATCGGCAAAGGCGCCGGACTGGGTATCCTCGTCAGGGACGCCGAGACGCTGGAGACCGCCTGCCGTGTTGATACGGTCGTGCTGGACAAGACCGGCACGCTGACCGAGGGGCGGCCTGCGGTCACGGATCTGGCGTGGACCGCCGGAGGCGAGGCGGCTGCCGGGCGTTTTCTGGCACTCGAACGCGCTTCGGAGCATCCGTTGGCCGCGGCCGTCGTGCAGTCTCTCACGGCGCAGGGCGTTCCGGCCGCCGGGACACCCGACGGATTCGAGAACATCCCCGGCCGGGGTGTCGCCGGACGTTTCGGCGAGACGCTCTGTCTCGCCGGCAGCCGGCGGCTGCTCGCCGAGCGCGGCGTGGCGGTGGACGAAGCGCTGGAACGGCAGGCCGATCGTTGGGCCGCCCGGGCGCGGAGCCTTGTCTGGTTCGCCGAAGCGGGGCGGGCGCTGGCCGTTGCGGCCGTCGCCGACCGGCTGCGCGAAGGTTCCAGGGAGGCCGTCGCGGCGTTGCAGGCCCGGGGCATCGGAGTCTGGATGCTGACGGGCGATCAGGAGGCATCGGCCGCCGCCGTGGCCCGCGAGGCGGGAATCGGGCATTACCGTGCCGGGGTGCTGCCGGGCGGCAAGGCCGCCTTCGTGGAGGAGTTGCAGCGGGCGGGGCACGTCGTGGCGATGGCGGGCGACGGCATCAACGACAGCGCGGCGCTGGCCCGTGCCGATCTGGGGATAGCGATGGGCAGCGGCAGCGACATCGCCATCGAGGCGGCGCGCATGACCGTCCTTTCGCCCGATCTGCGGAAGATTCCCGAGGCGATCCGTCTCTCGCGGCTGACCGTGCGGACCGTTCGGGAGAATCTCTTCTGGGCCTTCATCTACAACCTGATCGGCGTACCGGTGGCCGCCGGGCTCTTCTATCCGCTCTGGGGATTCCAACTGGACCCGATGATCGCCGGAGCGGCCATGGCGATGAGCAGCGTGAGCGTCGTCGCCAACAGCCTGCGGCTCAAACGCCGCAAGATCGGACAACCCCAAAAACGACATACTATGGAAAAACGATTTCGAGTGGAGGGCATGATGTGCGACCATTGCCGCGCGCATGTCGAGAAGGCATTGAATTCCGTGGCGGGCGTTTCGGCTTCGGTGACGCTCTCGCCGCCCGTCGCCGCCGTCGTCTTCGCCGGCGATACCGTCCCCGTGGAGACGTTGCAGCGGGCCGTGGACGAGCTGGCCGGCGACTACCGCCTGACAGAGCTCTGA
- a CDS encoding AraC family transcriptional regulator — protein MFRRNDAVPETLYIKNMVCDRCIAAVRDALRRCGVEPVSVALGEALLPQPCGGTVRTAIRRELEALGFELLEDRRLQLVERIRTAVVRLVHHNDGMPPRERLSDYLTRQLGHDYSALSKLFSEVSGTTIEKYFIAQKIERAKELLRYDELSLSQIADSLGYSSAAYLSAQFKSVTGMTPSRFRQQKTAVRRPLDRV, from the coding sequence TTGTTCCGAAGAAACGACGCCGTGCCCGAGACGCTCTACATAAAGAATATGGTGTGCGACCGCTGCATCGCAGCCGTGCGCGACGCGCTCCGCCGCTGCGGCGTCGAGCCCGTGTCGGTCGCGCTGGGCGAAGCGCTTCTTCCGCAGCCGTGCGGCGGAACCGTCCGCACCGCGATCCGCCGGGAGCTGGAAGCCCTCGGGTTCGAACTGCTGGAGGACCGCCGGCTGCAACTCGTGGAGCGAATTCGGACCGCCGTCGTCCGGCTGGTGCACCACAACGACGGTATGCCGCCCCGCGAGCGGCTTTCGGATTACCTCACCCGGCAGCTCGGGCACGATTACAGCGCATTGAGCAAACTCTTTTCGGAGGTGAGCGGCACGACGATCGAGAAGTACTTCATCGCCCAGAAGATCGAGCGTGCCAAGGAGCTGCTGCGTTACGACGAGCTGTCGCTTTCCCAGATCGCCGACTCCCTGGGCTATTCGAGCGCGGCCTATCTGAGCGCGCAGTTCAAGAGCGTCACGGGTATGACTCCGAGCCGTTTCCGGCAGCAGAAGACCGCCGTCCGCCGTCCGCTCGACCGGGTGTGA
- a CDS encoding S1/P1 nuclease, which translates to MKKLFFLGLCLFAARSGFAWGQKGHDVTAYIAECHLTPAAAKKIDKVLGGYSPVYFANWLDNASHTPEYAYTKTWHYLNVDEGRTLDDMPANPQGDILKAVTEIVAKLRAGGLSPEEEAFNLKMLIHLLGDMHCPMHLGRATDLGGNLRPVRFFDKETNLHSVWDTSLVESAHKWSYTEWQRQIDRLTKQEAEAVAAGTPADWVAETLEICRKVYDETPEGSRISYDYIAAAAPVIERQLLRAGHRLARLLNEIYR; encoded by the coding sequence ATGAAAAAACTGTTTTTCCTCGGCCTCTGTCTTTTCGCAGCCCGCAGCGGCTTTGCGTGGGGACAGAAGGGCCATGACGTGACGGCCTACATTGCCGAGTGTCACCTGACGCCCGCCGCGGCGAAGAAGATCGACAAGGTGCTGGGCGGCTATTCGCCCGTCTATTTCGCCAACTGGCTCGACAACGCCAGCCACACTCCCGAATATGCCTACACGAAGACGTGGCACTACCTGAACGTGGACGAGGGCCGGACGCTCGACGACATGCCCGCGAATCCGCAGGGCGACATCCTGAAGGCCGTGACGGAGATCGTCGCGAAGCTCAGGGCGGGCGGACTTTCGCCCGAAGAGGAGGCCTTCAACCTCAAAATGCTGATTCACCTCCTGGGCGACATGCACTGCCCGATGCACCTGGGCCGCGCCACCGACTTGGGAGGCAATCTGCGTCCGGTACGCTTCTTCGATAAGGAGACGAACCTCCATTCGGTGTGGGACACCTCGCTCGTCGAGTCGGCCCACAAATGGAGCTACACCGAGTGGCAGCGTCAGATCGACCGCCTGACGAAGCAGGAGGCCGAGGCCGTTGCGGCCGGCACGCCCGCCGACTGGGTGGCCGAGACGCTGGAAATCTGCCGCAAGGTCTATGACGAGACGCCGGAGGGGAGCCGTATTTCCTACGACTACATCGCCGCGGCCGCCCCGGTCATCGAACGTCAGCTTCTCCGCGCGGGCCATCGGCTGGCACGCCTGTTGAACGAGATCTACCGCTGA
- the rho gene encoding transcription termination factor Rho, whose protein sequence is MQDLDALKGKSLAELREIAKVLGIGDVMLKKRELMEKIAEATAGTEASAANDTNVPAPETAGNAAGDAAPAAEVRKPRGRRPRLAKSEGTVQGPRPAAVEQPELPMEQPAPAAGPAASEAVAPASETSAPAAAGTAQEPQAGPEPKRRGRKPKAQSQAEQPASERVPAATEPVHRESPAAAAVQPLDNEVITKDDFAGEIEGEGVLEVMPDGYGFLRSADYNYLNSPDDIYVSPSQIKLFGLKAGDTVNGAIRPPKEGEKYFPLVRVNEINGLKPDYIRDRVQFEYMTPLFPSEKFCLTGNGHNNLSTRIVDLFSPIGKGQRALIVAQPKTGKTMLLQSIANAIADNHPEVYMIVLLIDERPEEVTEMARNVKAEVVASTFDEQASRHVKVAEMVLEKAKRMVECGHDVVIFLDSITRLARAYNSVQPASGKVLSGGVDANALHKPKRFFGAARNTEEKGSLTIIATALIDTGSKMDEVIFEEFKGTGNMELQLDRKLANKRVYPAVDVIASGTRREDLLLPREVMNRTWVLRKYLSDMTPVEAMEFLQKQMSLTNSNEEFLATMNH, encoded by the coding sequence ATGCAGGATTTGGATGCGCTGAAAGGAAAGAGCCTTGCCGAATTGCGTGAAATCGCGAAGGTGCTGGGCATCGGAGACGTCATGCTGAAAAAGCGCGAACTGATGGAAAAGATCGCGGAAGCGACCGCCGGAACGGAGGCTTCCGCCGCGAACGATACGAATGTCCCGGCACCGGAAACGGCCGGGAACGCCGCCGGGGATGCGGCTCCGGCGGCCGAAGTGCGCAAACCGCGCGGCCGCCGGCCGCGGCTGGCCAAGAGCGAAGGCACGGTGCAGGGCCCCCGCCCCGCAGCGGTTGAACAGCCCGAGCTGCCGATGGAGCAGCCCGCTCCCGCTGCCGGTCCGGCAGCGTCCGAGGCCGTCGCTCCGGCTTCCGAAACGTCCGCTCCCGCAGCGGCGGGGACGGCGCAGGAGCCGCAGGCCGGACCGGAGCCTAAACGTCGCGGCCGCAAGCCCAAGGCACAGTCTCAGGCGGAGCAGCCTGCCTCGGAGCGGGTTCCGGCCGCAACGGAGCCCGTGCACCGGGAATCCCCGGCTGCGGCCGCCGTCCAGCCGCTCGACAACGAGGTGATCACGAAGGACGACTTTGCCGGCGAGATCGAGGGTGAAGGCGTGCTGGAGGTCATGCCCGACGGCTACGGATTCCTCCGTTCGGCCGACTACAACTACCTCAATTCGCCGGACGACATCTACGTCTCGCCGTCGCAGATCAAGCTCTTCGGCCTGAAGGCCGGCGACACGGTGAACGGCGCGATCCGTCCCCCGAAGGAGGGCGAGAAGTATTTCCCGCTGGTGCGCGTGAACGAGATCAACGGCCTGAAGCCCGACTACATCCGCGACCGCGTGCAGTTCGAGTACATGACGCCGCTGTTTCCCAGCGAGAAGTTCTGTCTGACGGGCAACGGTCACAACAACCTCTCGACGCGCATCGTGGACCTCTTCTCGCCCATCGGCAAGGGCCAGCGCGCGCTGATCGTCGCCCAGCCCAAGACGGGAAAGACGATGCTCCTGCAGTCGATCGCCAACGCCATCGCGGACAACCACCCGGAGGTTTACATGATCGTGCTGCTCATCGACGAGCGTCCCGAGGAGGTTACGGAGATGGCCCGCAACGTGAAGGCCGAGGTCGTGGCCTCGACCTTCGACGAGCAGGCCTCGCGCCATGTGAAGGTGGCCGAGATGGTGCTCGAGAAGGCCAAGCGCATGGTCGAGTGCGGGCACGACGTGGTGATCTTCCTCGACTCGATCACCCGTCTGGCGCGTGCCTACAACTCCGTGCAGCCCGCCTCGGGCAAGGTCCTTTCGGGCGGTGTGGACGCCAATGCGCTGCACAAGCCCAAGCGCTTCTTCGGAGCCGCGCGCAACACGGAGGAGAAGGGGTCGCTGACGATCATCGCCACGGCGCTCATCGACACCGGTTCGAAGATGGACGAGGTGATCTTCGAGGAGTTCAAGGGTACGGGCAATATGGAATTGCAACTCGACCGCAAGCTGGCCAACAAGCGCGTCTATCCCGCCGTGGATGTCATCGCTTCGGGCACGCGCCGCGAGGACCTGCTGCTGCCGCGCGAGGTGATGAACCGCACGTGGGTGCTGCGCAAATACCTCTCGGACATGACGCCCGTGGAGGCCATGGAGTTCCTCCAGAAGCAGATGAGCCTGACGAATTCCAACGAGGAGTTCCTCGCCACGATGAACCACTGA